The Candidatus Thermoplasmatota archaeon genomic interval CTCGTCCGTAACCAGTTCCTACAATGTAATGAATATTTTCTATTTTAAGACCTGTTCCTTCCAGTGCCCAATCCATTCCCTTCCTGGCACTCTCAGGACTGTCTGAGCCAGTTCGCATATTGCTGTAGCAGAAGAGCTTACCGTCAGTCATCACAACAGCTTGAGTGCTTACAGAGCCGACGTCGACTCCTGCAGTGATAACTTTGGCACTACGCCAATCGATTTCTGGCGAAGTCCACCTTGACTCTGGCCATCGCCAATACTCTTTCATTATTTTTCACCTCTTTTTTTCGGAACGCTCTGCCGCGATGAGAGCTGCGCCTAGCGCGCCTACTAACTCAGGCTCCTTCGGTATTAATAAGTCGGTGTTCAGCTCTCTTTTCAGAGATTCTACAAATCCAATATTTTTCGCCAAGCCGCCGACAAGAGTTACATCTTTTTCCACGCCTATCCTACGCACCATAGAAACTATCCTGCTCGCTATCGCATCGTGTACTGCCCTTGCAATATCCTCTTTGGGCGTTTTTGAATGAATTAATGAGACTACCTCAGATTCTGCAAAAATAGCGCACTGAGCGTTCATAGGTATAGCTTTTTGCGATTTGAGTGCTAATGCACCAAAATCTTCAAGTTTCACTTCTAACGCTCTTGCCATAGCCTCTGTAAATGCACCAGCTCCAGCCGCGCATTTCTCGTTTATAGCAAAGTCTATAACTTTTCCACTGCTGTCGCACCTTACAGCTCTGCCTTCCTCCGCACCCACATCAATTACTGTTCTTGCCGATGGAAACAGAAAGACAGCGCCTCTGGCGGATGCGCCAACTTCTGTAACATCGTCGTTAGCGAAAGGTACGTCTTTTCTGCCTGCACCAGTGACTGTAATATGCTCTATTTGGTGACGTACTAAACCTGCTTTTTGCTGAGCTTCGCTTAATGCTTCGACTGCAGAAGATCTCTGGTCAAATCCACTTAA includes:
- a CDS encoding acyl-CoA dehydratase activase, coding for LSGFDQRSSAVEALSEAQQKAGLVRHQIEHITVTGAGRKDVPFANDDVTEVGASARGAVFLFPSARTVIDVGAEEGRAVRCDSSGKVIDFAINEKCAAGAGAFTEAMARALEVKLEDFGALALKSQKAIPMNAQCAIFAESEVVSLIHSKTPKEDIARAVHDAIASRIVSMVRRIGVEKDVTLVGGLAKNIGFVESLKRELNTDLLIPKEPELVGALGAALIAAERSEKKR
- a CDS encoding benzoyl-CoA reductase, bzd-type, subunit Q — translated: MKEYWRWPESRWTSPEIDWRSAKVITAGVDVGSVSTQAVVMTDGKLFCYSNMRTGSDSPESARKGMDWALEGTGLKIENIHYIVGTGYGR